AGGTAAGTGCTGAGCTGTACCTGAAGCTTTGCCCACCCTCTGAACATTCATAAGCTTTCTCTCCTGCATGGGTTCTCTTATGTTTAATAAGGGACTTTTTATCAATGAAGCTTTTCTCGCAGTCACAACACcgatacggtttctcccctgtgtggattctcataTGTGAAACAAGGTTTCCTTTCTGACGGAAGCTTTTCCCACAACCTGAGCAttgatagggtttctctcctgtgtgaacccTTTTATGATTTACAAGCAGTGAGCTTGtattgaagcttttcccacattctgaACATtcataaggcttctcccctgtatggatcCTTATGTGTTTAGTCAGGGACGATTTAACCCGAAAGCCCTTCCCGCACACGGTGCAttgatagggtttctcccctgtgtgggttcttttgtGTGTGATAAGGTTTGATTTTGAATTAAAACTTTGCCCACAATCGGAGCATGAATATGGCTTTTCCCCCGTGTGTAGCCTTTTATGTTCTATAAACTGAAAGCTAGTGCTAAAACTcttcccacagtctgcacattcatacggtttttcccctgtgtggatcctCACATGCGAGACAAGGTTTCCCTTATTAACAAAGCTTTTTTCACAAACTGAGCATTTGTacggtttttcccctgtgtgggttctcacATGCATCATCAGGGAAGTGCAATGAGAAAAGCATTTGCCACACTGGGAACATttgtacggcttctcccctgtgtgaatcctCATGTGGGAAACGAGGTTTCCTTTCTgactaaagctcttcccacaATCTGGGCACGGATACGGTTTCTCTCCGGTGTGGGTCCTCTCATGCGTGATGAGGTGTGATTTCTTACCAAAGCTTTGCCCACACTCAGAACACTCATAAGGGTTTTCCACAGTGTGGGTTCTCTTGTGTGCAGTGAGGTTTGCTTTCAAATGGAAGCTCTGATCACAGTCTGAACAcgtgtatggtttctcccctgtgtgtactCTTATATGATCCACAAATTCGTAGCTCGTGCTAAAGCTTTCCCCACAATCGGTGCATTCGTATGGTTTGTCTCCAGTGTGGATTCTCTCATGTGTAACCAAGTAGGTTCTCTGATGAAAAGTTTCACAGCAGTAGGAACACTTATATGGATTCCCCCCAGTTTGCACACACTGATTCTCAAGGAGTTCAAAGctctgatggaggccttccccacAGTCTGTGGCCatgttctctctcttctttctgagGATTCCTTCTTGGAGTGGACTTTCATTTAAACCACTGTCTCCATcttcaaaaagaaaagtttcttCTGTTGCCCTCTTGGGTTGTCCTTCTTGACCTTGACTTCCAGGCATCTCTTTCACCTCAGGACTCAGGGAAACCACCGCTTTTTGCCTCTAAAAATGAGTTAAGGCTTACCAGCTCACATCTTCTGAGGTGAATATCTCCTTCATTGTTCTACACGTAGTCATTCCTGAGGGGAAAAAGAGAATGGAAAATAAGTCAGAGTCCGACTCGTTAATttgtataagaacataacaagagccatgctggatcagaccaggggtctatctagtccagcactctgttcatacaactgccaaccagctgtcggtcagggactcacaagcaggacatggtgcaacatcaccctacaactcatgttccccagcaactggtgcatgcaggattactgcctctgatactggagttaacaCATAGCCattaagactagtagccattgatagccttctccaggaatttatccaacccctttgtaaaaccatccagattggtggccatcactacatcttgtaatagtgaattccataatttaactttgcactgtgtgaagaagtccttccttttatctgtcctggatctcccaccaatctgcttcatgggatgaccccgggttctagtattatgggagagggagaaaaatgtctccctatccacattctccacaccaggcacaattttgtacacctctatcaggtcttccTTTAGTCTAGTTATCTAGACAACAGACCAGGGAGTGGGtagtttgtaggccaaaacatctccaGGGCGTAATTCTTATGCACGTTAGGCAGAAATAATCCTACAACAgtgtggttggctggggaatgctgggagttgtaggacacccccccccccccatctaaacatgcataggattacgccttaagaataatagaataaaactgatgaggcagcaggcaaagaaATCCACTCAAATAaggctctacagcagccttcctcaacctggggcgctccagatgtgttggactacaactcccagaatgccccagcctagctggggcattctgggaggtgcagtccaacacatctggagcgccccaggttgaggaaggctgctttacagcctagcaaacaaaaatgacacacaggacctCACAATTGCAGTGCACATTTCAACACATCTTTGCTGTTGCTTTTCAGGTACCAGGACAAACACAGCTGTGGGATGTGAAACCTCATTTCTACGGGCCAGGAGAAACTCTTAATTTGTGTTGTTTGGGCTAGCGATCATAATCTCAGAAGTtgcatcctcctcctcattatttacatttatatctcactttttttccttcttaagaaacctaaggcgacatacataatcctccttctctatatatttatcctcacaacaactctgtaaggtaggctgggctgagagtctgtgactggcccaaagttacccagtgggcttCTATGTTTgaatgggggctagaacccggatctccagactcctagtccaacactctaaccactactacaccacactggttttagAGCCTTTTCTGACTATATTCCTGCAAATTAAACAGTGAGCAATTGTTTCCAGTGTCTGCCTTATTAACAACcttgtaaaaaaacccacaaaagttTACTAGCCTGAAATTTTACTATTTTTTTCCTAGCCTGCAGAGAAGCTACTGAATCTGTATTTCCATTCCAGCTTCCCTTTGCCTGTGGCGAGTGTGGAAGCGCAAATTACTAACATCCTAGCAGGCtgtaatttaaattgtttttatttatttattacaggctgcccagagaacttgaAGTTATCGGGCTGCATAAAAATAACATACATACGTAAAATAAAAAGTAACAAACTATAAGGAACAGGAACCTGAAAACTAAAAACACCGATTTTAAAGCTGATCTGTAGATCAGTAACATTTGGAGAGCCCAAATTTTGCTAGTTAAAAGCTACCATGCTGTACTCCAAATTCATGACACTGAATCAGCATACAATACTTAACTTAAAAGCTGCAGAAAAGAAGAAACACAGAGTATTAAATGATGGCCTTTAATCTGGACCAACTAGTCTCTGAAATGTAGGTACAAACCTTTGAGTCACACAGAGCTCTTCCTCAAAATGGATAAAtctgtgatttcttttttaaatggaaagaacaGTATCTGTAGCTAGATCAGAAACAAGAACAATTACCAAGAACAAAGGGGAATTTAAACAAAGCCTTGCTATTTCCTTAGACAATCCACACCTATATGGGACTAAATCCcattaaatgtgcataggaacaggctgaaagaaatgaattttgaaatgcaaatttcacaggtctgtctctctttctctctgactgctataaggaaaagaaaaatatatatccaacatatagggtgaccatatgaaaaggaggacagggctcctgtatctttatcagttgcatagaaaagggaatttcagcaggtgtcatttgtatatatggagaacctggtgaaattccctcttcattaccacagttaaagctgcaggtgctatactagagtgatcctatttaaaagagggcaggtttaactgtggtgatcaagaggaaatttcaccaggttctccatatatacaaatgacacctgctgaaattcccttttcaatacaactgataaagatacaggagccctgtcctccttttcatatggtcaccctacccaaatatcAAGGACATTACACTCAGGGTATAATCTTAAAAACATCTACCAGCATGTAAGCCCCAtgaaacacagtgggatttacttctgagtaaacatgcacacgagtgcattgctgtaatcctatacacatttaccttggAAAAAGCCCCATTATATCcagtgggattttcttctgagACAACTATTTGTTTGATTAGATttatatctctcctttccatgaaACATACTCAACGTGTCTACCAACAACAAAATCTGCAACTGAAAATAACACACATACAGGATGAACAACAcacaataaaaatgtataaaatcagTTAAGAGCCTATTTGTAAGCAATTGCTTTGATGTTCCTGATGTTGAGAACAGCGATCAGAGCTGAATTAAGCCTCATCTCCAAGAGTGGGGAATCTTTTGTCATGCAAAGTATCTTTGACTTAGCAAATGCAGAGGTGTTTTGAGAAGTGCAGAATTGCTGGAAACTGTCATAAAATTGGCTACACAGACACCCCTTTACCTGATGGGACCTTTGAGGTATCCCTCCTCACCCTACCTCAATGATTTTCTGTGCCTCCCCTATTTGATTTTTCcctaccagaatgccccctttcttCACACAGGTGTAGCAGGgtaaggaaaaggggggaaaaacacctgcTACCCTGAATCACTTGGCTCAAATCTCATTTTGGCTGGCTTTACCCAAACCACTTTTCTCACTCTACCTCAGGGACATAGAACCTGTGGGCTGCCAGATATTgatggagtacaactcccatcagcccccacctGGCATCGCCCATGATTGTggatgatgggcgttgcagtccaccaacatctggaggggcacaggttccccaaccctgctctacCCCCTCAACTCTCTCTTCCCATCTGCAataggggaattattattattattattattattattaataataataataataatagccttctTCACAGGGCTGTTATAAGGATTACTGTGAAAGATGTGTGCACAGGTGCCTTGGGCactcagaacaaaacaaaacagtgtaaATGCTAAACATTGTCAATATCTCCCAATGCATCCTAGGGAAGCTCTTTTCCCACGATCAATGGGTGAGCCTTTGAAGCTCCACAAGGCTCTTTGTCTTGCATTTTGCTGCTGCGGACTAGCACTATGATTCTTCCAGGATTCGACCCCTGCTTGCTCTTTCTTCCAGGCCCTTCTTCCATTTCGCTCACCTGCGCCACATGGGCTTTGCATTGCGCCCTCCGGGGAATTTTCATTCTGCAGCCGATAGGTCCAGCCCTGAGAAACCCAAAAAGGCAATTTTCCATCCAAAGGGGGGAAGCGGGAGGCGGAACAGGAAGATGATCAGTTCTCTGTACTTCTCCTCAGCCTCTCTAGGACCACAGCTCGGTCATGTTAACTCCTCGCTAGTCTCAGGGAAGAGTCTCGACTTCCTGCCAGGGAAGGGATTGCTCGGCAGTGTCCCAGTGGCGCAGAGGTGtcatgcgtagggtgaccatatgaaaattattattattattattattattattattattattattattatttatatagcaccatcaatgtacatggtgctgtacagagtaaaacagtaaatcgcaagaccctgccgcataggcttacaatctaataaaatcatagtaaagcaataaggaggggaagagaatgcaaacaggcacagggtagggtaaaactaacagtgtaaagtccaaacaacatcaagttttaaaagctttaggaaaaagaaaagtttttagcttagCTTtaaaagctcctgtatctttaagagttgcattgaaaaggaaatttcagcaggtgtcatttgtatatatggggaacctggtgaaattccctcttcaccaccacagttaaagctgcaggagctatactagagtgaccagatttaaaagagggcagggcacctgcagctttcactgttatgat
This window of the Elgaria multicarinata webbii isolate HBS135686 ecotype San Diego chromosome 3, rElgMul1.1.pri, whole genome shotgun sequence genome carries:
- the LOC134396230 gene encoding zinc finger protein OZF-like codes for the protein MPGSQGQEGQPKRATEETFLFEDGDSGLNESPLQEGILRKKRENMATDCGEGLHQSFELLENQCVQTGGNPYKCSYCCETFHQRTYLVTHERIHTGDKPYECTDCGESFSTSYEFVDHIRVHTGEKPYTCSDCDQSFHLKANLTAHKRTHTVENPYECSECGQSFGKKSHLITHERTHTGEKPYPCPDCGKSFSQKGNLVSHMRIHTGEKPYKCSQCGKCFSHCTSLMMHVRTHTGEKPYKCSVCEKSFVNKGNLVSHVRIHTGEKPYECADCGKSFSTSFQFIEHKRLHTGEKPYSCSDCGQSFNSKSNLITHKRTHTGEKPYQCTVCGKGFRVKSSLTKHIRIHTGEKPYECSECGKSFNTSSLLVNHKRVHTGEKPYQCSGCGKSFRQKGNLVSHMRIHTGEKPYRCCDCEKSFIDKKSLIKHKRTHAGEKAYECSEGGQSFRYSSALT